Proteins from a single region of Desulfosalsimonas propionicica:
- the dnaG gene encoding DNA primase, which translates to MALYISDEKLAEIRNAGEIVDVISARVFLKKAGKDYAGLCPFHAEKTPSFTVSPEKQIFHCFGCGVGGDVFTFLMKYDGISFPEAVEAVARQYGVSLPAPDMSEKQRQEASQREQLLGLNRRVMEFYQEMLLKNPRGRGARSYLEKRGMDPEILRQFGIGFAPPGWDNLIGFLRKNRFSLSLAEKAGLIVPRKQQNGYYDRFRNRVIFPIRDVTGQVVAFGGRVMDEALPKYLNSPESPVYHKRSTLYGLHAARSACRSRGRVYIVEGYFDLLAMHQHGLTNSVATLGTSLTRDHIRRLSRAAGSGDKKAYLVFDSDAAGVNAAKRTIGAFLEEGMEAAVILLPPGHDPDSYLFDQGAEAFDRLAQKAPTLFGFLIENAVSAHGLALEGKVKIITEMAPVLAEIQDAVARSVYIQHLAETIGVDEAAVLEKVRQQQPSLSNRARGGSGQPSAPASNSGDSAGAAPEARRQPTDRLEMKVVAMMIQHPEMIAEVEQNRILEQFEDSRMQELGRQVGRVIGLEGKTASDLLGHLEDEQHRQMVTSMMMEEACWAEQSCRLLLSQFTNCKQRRKNDLLDRIRAAEQNNDQQLLLKLLSEKQKQAAGRH; encoded by the coding sequence TTGGCGTTGTATATATCAGATGAAAAGCTTGCCGAAATCCGCAACGCCGGGGAAATCGTGGATGTGATATCCGCACGGGTGTTTCTGAAAAAGGCGGGAAAGGACTATGCCGGCCTGTGCCCGTTTCATGCGGAAAAGACCCCGTCGTTTACCGTCAGTCCGGAAAAGCAGATTTTTCACTGTTTTGGCTGCGGAGTCGGGGGAGATGTATTTACTTTTCTGATGAAATACGACGGCATCAGCTTTCCCGAAGCCGTGGAAGCCGTGGCCCGGCAATACGGCGTGAGCCTGCCCGCCCCGGACATGTCGGAAAAACAGCGGCAGGAAGCATCCCAAAGAGAGCAGCTGCTGGGGCTAAACCGCAGGGTTATGGAATTTTATCAGGAGATGCTCCTGAAAAACCCCCGGGGCAGGGGTGCCAGAAGTTACCTTGAAAAGCGGGGAATGGATCCGGAGATTCTCAGACAGTTTGGAATCGGCTTTGCCCCCCCGGGCTGGGACAACCTTATCGGGTTTTTGCGCAAAAACCGCTTTTCCCTTTCTCTTGCGGAAAAAGCCGGACTGATTGTGCCCAGAAAACAGCAGAACGGGTACTATGACCGGTTCAGAAACCGGGTGATCTTTCCCATCCGGGACGTGACCGGCCAGGTGGTGGCGTTCGGGGGGCGTGTCATGGATGAGGCCCTGCCCAAGTATTTAAACTCCCCGGAAAGCCCGGTATATCACAAACGCAGCACCCTTTACGGCCTGCACGCGGCCAGGTCCGCCTGCAGAAGCCGGGGCCGGGTTTACATCGTTGAAGGCTATTTTGATCTGCTGGCCATGCATCAGCACGGCCTGACCAATTCTGTTGCCACCCTGGGCACGTCTTTGACCCGGGATCATATTCGCAGGCTCAGCCGGGCTGCCGGGTCCGGGGACAAGAAAGCCTATCTGGTGTTTGACTCGGATGCCGCCGGGGTCAATGCTGCCAAGCGAACCATCGGCGCCTTTCTTGAAGAAGGCATGGAGGCGGCCGTGATTTTGCTGCCCCCGGGTCATGACCCGGATTCCTATTTGTTTGATCAGGGGGCGGAAGCCTTTGACCGGCTGGCGCAAAAGGCTCCGACCCTGTTTGGATTTTTGATCGAAAACGCGGTTTCCGCCCACGGGCTGGCTTTAGAGGGAAAGGTGAAAATCATTACGGAAATGGCACCGGTGCTTGCCGAAATTCAGGATGCCGTGGCCCGGTCGGTCTATATTCAGCACCTGGCTGAAACCATCGGTGTGGATGAGGCCGCGGTGCTTGAAAAAGTGCGTCAGCAGCAGCCGTCTTTGAGCAATCGCGCCCGCGGCGGTTCAGGACAACCGTCTGCTCCGGCTTCGAATTCCGGGGATTCTGCAGGCGCGGCACCTGAAGCCCGCAGGCAGCCGACAGACCGCCTGGAAATGAAGGTGGTGGCCATGATGATCCAGCATCCTGAGATGATTGCCGAAGTGGAGCAAAACCGGATCCTGGAGCAGTTTGAGGATTCCCGGATGCAGGAACTGGGCCGACAGGTCGGCCGGGTGATCGGCCTGGAGGGTAAGACCGCTTCAGATCTGCTCGGACACCTTGAAGATGAACAACACCGGCAGATGGTGACCTCCATGATGATGGAAGAGGCCTGCTGGGCGGAGCAGAGCTGCCGGCTGCTCTTGTCTCAATTCACCAATTGCAAGCAGCGCCGGAAAAATGATCTGCTTGACCGCATCCGGGCCGCTGAGCAAAACAATGATCAGCAGCTGCTGCTCAAGCTGTTGAGCGAAAAACAGAAACAGGCCGCCGGCCGGCATTAA
- the hisA gene encoding 1-(5-phosphoribosyl)-5-[(5-phosphoribosylamino)methylideneamino]imidazole-4-carboxamide isomerase, translating into MIVIPAIDIKGGRCVRLLQGRMDQETVFSDDPPAMAVRWIDQGARLIHVVDLDGAIEKSPKNLAAIEQITSAAGSVPIQVGGGIRDLDTIGMYLDQGVDRVVIGSAAIYDPDLVRQACRDFPGRIVVGIDARNGKVAIEGWTQTTEVSAIELGRQFEDSGVAAINFTDIERDGMQTGPNIEAIREFARAVGIPVVASGGVSCMDDIRNLSKLAEDGVSGIITGRALYDGRLDLREAAAFLDAL; encoded by the coding sequence ATGATTGTTATACCGGCAATTGACATCAAGGGCGGACGATGCGTGCGCCTGCTGCAGGGGCGAATGGATCAGGAAACCGTGTTTTCAGACGATCCCCCGGCCATGGCGGTGCGCTGGATTGACCAGGGCGCCCGACTCATTCATGTTGTGGATCTTGACGGGGCGATTGAAAAAAGCCCCAAAAATCTTGCGGCTATCGAGCAGATCACATCAGCCGCGGGATCTGTGCCCATCCAGGTGGGCGGCGGTATCCGGGATCTGGATACCATCGGCATGTATCTGGACCAGGGTGTGGACCGGGTGGTGATCGGCAGTGCGGCCATTTATGATCCCGATCTGGTCAGACAGGCCTGCCGGGATTTTCCGGGCCGGATCGTGGTGGGCATTGATGCCAGAAACGGCAAGGTGGCCATAGAGGGCTGGACACAGACCACCGAGGTTTCCGCCATTGAACTGGGGCGGCAGTTTGAGGATTCCGGGGTGGCGGCCATCAATTTTACCGATATCGAGCGCGACGGCATGCAGACCGGTCCCAATATTGAGGCGATCCGGGAGTTTGCCAGGGCTGTGGGCATACCCGTGGTGGCCTCGGGCGGTGTTTCCTGCATGGATGACATCCGGAACCTTTCCAAACTGGCAGAGGACGGAGTCTCGGGCATTATCACGGGCCGTGCCCTGTATGACGGCCGGCTGGATTTGCGCGAGGCAGCAGCGTTTCTTGATGCCCTGTAA
- the hisB gene encoding imidazoleglycerol-phosphate dehydratase HisB — protein sequence MARTAEAERSTKETRISAKIDIDGSGKHDIDTGIAFFDHMLTLFAVHGLFDLHVHARGDIDVDFHHTVEDAGIVLGDVICRALGDKTGIVRYGFAATPMDDALCQAVVDLSGRPYLVYDLPAGLYPDSDFSPQLAKEFFRALVNAVGMNLHIRVPYGENNHHITESVFKSVGRAMDQATSYDPRIAGVQSTKGTL from the coding sequence ATGGCCCGAACCGCGGAAGCTGAGCGCAGCACCAAAGAAACCCGGATTTCTGCCAAAATCGACATTGACGGAAGCGGTAAACACGACATTGATACCGGCATTGCCTTTTTCGATCATATGCTGACGCTGTTTGCTGTCCACGGCCTGTTTGATCTCCATGTCCACGCCAGGGGCGATATTGATGTGGATTTTCATCACACCGTGGAGGATGCCGGCATTGTGCTCGGCGATGTGATCTGCCGGGCCCTTGGGGACAAAACGGGTATTGTGCGCTACGGATTTGCCGCAACACCCATGGATGACGCCCTTTGCCAGGCAGTGGTGGATCTCTCGGGCCGGCCCTATCTGGTCTATGACCTGCCCGCAGGGCTGTATCCGGACTCGGATTTTTCTCCTCAGCTGGCAAAGGAATTTTTCCGGGCCCTGGTTAATGCCGTGGGCATGAATCTCCATATCCGGGTGCCCTACGGGGAAAACAACCACCATATCACTGAATCGGTTTTCAAATCCGTGGGCCGGGCCATGGACCAGGCCACATCTTATGACCCGCGGATTGCCGGAGTCCAGTCCACCAAGGGAACATTGTAG
- a CDS encoding TIGR02757 family protein, translating to MNAADLEALYRKYNRRRYVRPDPLECVYDYPDIKDREIAAFVAAALAYGQVGQIVKSVRMVLDKMGPSPRSYLENSGIDHLYADFDGFVHRFATGRHVAAMLAGLKGVVDRYGSLEQAFDQGTGPKDVTYAPALGAFVSEMARYWPENPGHLVAVPEKGSACKRLFLFLRWMVRCDDVDPGGWELMRPAKLVIPLDVHMYRVCCQLGLTDRRQANLKTAMDITAGFAQMVPHDPVRYDFVLTRPGIRGPW from the coding sequence ATGAATGCCGCTGATCTTGAAGCGTTGTACCGAAAGTACAACCGCCGCAGATACGTCCGCCCGGATCCCCTGGAGTGCGTATATGACTATCCGGACATAAAAGACCGGGAAATTGCCGCCTTTGTGGCTGCTGCCCTGGCCTACGGGCAGGTGGGACAGATTGTCAAAAGCGTGCGAATGGTCCTGGACAAAATGGGCCCTTCGCCCCGCAGTTATCTGGAAAATAGCGGAATTGATCATCTGTATGCGGATTTTGATGGATTTGTGCACCGCTTTGCCACCGGACGGCATGTGGCAGCCATGTTGGCAGGTCTAAAAGGGGTTGTGGACCGGTACGGAAGTCTTGAGCAGGCATTTGACCAAGGCACTGGTCCGAAAGATGTCACATATGCGCCCGCCCTGGGTGCGTTTGTGTCTGAAATGGCCCGGTACTGGCCGGAAAATCCGGGCCATCTGGTGGCGGTTCCGGAAAAGGGCAGTGCCTGCAAGCGCCTGTTTTTGTTTCTGCGCTGGATGGTGCGCTGCGATGACGTGGATCCCGGGGGATGGGAGTTGATGCGCCCGGCAAAGCTCGTCATTCCGTTGGATGTTCACATGTACCGGGTATGCTGCCAACTGGGGCTGACCGACCGCAGACAGGCCAACCTCAAAACCGCCATGGACATCACGGCCGGCTTTGCACAAATGGTTCCCCATGATCCGGTGCGCTATGACTTTGTCCTCACCCGCCCCGGTATCCGGGGGCCGTGGTAA
- a CDS encoding heavy metal translocating P-type ATPase → MTQPQSNPENQANQAKSNSSNPETTGRSQNAVTRQLPVTGMTCANCAANIERSVKKLTGIESAEVNFGAEQLAVSYDPGKLGVEDIVGQVKKAGYGVAISRAELPVTGMTCTNCAANIERALNKKTPGVVSASVNFAAEKASVEYIASVVDLDGIVAAIRKAGYDAVIPEGGTESAEDAESAARDAEVRDQAIKFAVGLAFTLPLFVLSMGRDFGLLGPWAHSTAVNWVFLVLATPVQFYTGWDYYTSGVRSLANRGANMDVLVAMGSSVAYFYSLAVLILPVLGDHLYFETAAVIITLIKFGKLLETRTKRKTGGAVRKLLNLRPDTAVVVENGEEKEVAATRVEKGWVLRVRPGQRIAVDGQIATGQSSVDESMLTGESVPVSKKPGDTVTGGTINIDGTFDFKATRVGAETALAQIVRMVQQAQGSRPPIQALADRVAAVFVPAVIVAALATFAIWMLVTADFVPSMIRLVSVLVIACPCALGLATPTAVMAGTGKGAETGVLFKSGQALEAAQQLDTILLDKTGTLTAGQPEVVETTGGSGSEHELLAMAAAVEKGSEHPIGRAVVRAAENQGISFDSASEFKSFGGDGVRAQVSGRTVEVGKIDWFSDNNVDVSGFADTAGKWQQQGRTVVMVAQDGRAAGIIAVADTLRSEAKEVVAALHDYGLTVVMLTGDNTATARAIAQELGIDQVLAEVRPDQKADKVRSVQAEGSRVGMVGDGINDAPALAQADVGFAIGGGTDVAIETGDVVLSSGSLHGVIRALHISQRTMATVRQNLFWAFCYNVVLIPVAAGVLNPFEGLPMMLRQLHPMLAALAMSLSSISVVTNSLLLYRAKIR, encoded by the coding sequence GTGACACAACCCCAGTCGAATCCGGAAAATCAGGCAAATCAGGCAAAATCCAATTCCAGCAACCCGGAAACAACCGGCCGCAGCCAGAATGCCGTCACCCGGCAGCTGCCGGTCACGGGCATGACCTGCGCCAATTGCGCCGCCAATATCGAGCGCAGCGTAAAAAAGTTAACCGGCATTGAATCCGCAGAGGTCAATTTCGGCGCAGAACAGCTTGCTGTCTCATATGATCCCGGGAAACTCGGGGTCGAAGATATTGTCGGGCAGGTTAAAAAGGCCGGCTATGGTGTTGCCATCAGCCGGGCCGAACTGCCGGTCACGGGCATGACCTGTACCAATTGCGCGGCCAATATCGAACGGGCGCTGAACAAAAAAACCCCGGGCGTGGTATCCGCATCCGTGAATTTTGCCGCGGAAAAAGCCAGTGTGGAGTATATCGCCTCTGTGGTGGATTTAGACGGCATTGTGGCGGCGATTCGCAAGGCCGGCTATGATGCGGTTATTCCCGAAGGCGGGACGGAATCCGCAGAAGATGCCGAATCCGCGGCCAGGGATGCCGAGGTGCGCGATCAGGCCATCAAGTTTGCCGTGGGCCTGGCCTTTACCCTGCCGCTTTTTGTGCTTTCCATGGGCCGGGATTTTGGCCTTCTGGGCCCGTGGGCGCATTCCACCGCAGTGAACTGGGTTTTTCTGGTGTTGGCCACGCCGGTGCAGTTCTACACCGGCTGGGATTATTACACCAGCGGTGTGCGGAGCCTGGCCAACCGCGGGGCCAACATGGATGTGCTGGTGGCCATGGGCTCGTCTGTGGCTTATTTCTATTCCCTGGCCGTGCTGATCTTGCCCGTTTTGGGCGATCATCTCTATTTTGAGACAGCCGCCGTGATCATTACGCTGATCAAGTTCGGCAAGCTTCTGGAAACCCGAACCAAGCGAAAAACCGGGGGCGCGGTCAGAAAGCTGCTCAACCTGCGGCCGGATACGGCCGTGGTGGTGGAAAACGGGGAGGAAAAAGAAGTGGCCGCCACTCGCGTGGAAAAGGGCTGGGTTTTGCGGGTGCGGCCCGGCCAGCGAATTGCCGTGGACGGCCAAATCGCAACGGGCCAGTCCTCGGTGGATGAATCCATGCTCACCGGAGAGTCTGTTCCGGTGTCCAAAAAGCCCGGAGATACGGTCACCGGCGGCACCATTAACATTGACGGAACATTTGATTTCAAGGCCACCCGGGTGGGAGCGGAAACCGCCCTGGCCCAGATCGTGCGCATGGTTCAGCAGGCCCAGGGCAGCCGGCCGCCGATCCAGGCCCTGGCAGACCGGGTGGCGGCGGTGTTTGTGCCGGCCGTGATCGTGGCGGCATTGGCCACATTTGCCATATGGATGCTGGTGACCGCAGATTTTGTTCCGTCCATGATCCGGCTGGTATCCGTGCTGGTGATCGCATGCCCGTGCGCCCTGGGCCTTGCCACACCCACCGCGGTCATGGCCGGCACGGGCAAGGGGGCGGAAACCGGGGTGCTGTTTAAAAGCGGCCAGGCCCTTGAGGCAGCCCAGCAGCTTGACACCATTTTGCTGGACAAAACCGGAACCCTGACCGCCGGGCAGCCCGAGGTGGTGGAGACCACAGGCGGCAGCGGATCGGAGCACGAGCTTCTGGCAATGGCCGCAGCAGTGGAAAAGGGCTCAGAGCATCCCATCGGCCGGGCCGTTGTCAGGGCAGCGGAAAATCAAGGCATTTCCTTTGATTCGGCTTCTGAATTTAAATCCTTTGGCGGCGACGGGGTCCGGGCGCAGGTCAGCGGCCGCACCGTGGAAGTGGGCAAGATTGACTGGTTTTCGGACAATAACGTGGATGTGTCCGGATTTGCCGACACAGCCGGGAAATGGCAGCAGCAGGGCCGCACCGTGGTCATGGTGGCACAAGACGGCAGAGCCGCCGGCATCATTGCCGTGGCCGACACGCTCAGGTCCGAGGCAAAGGAAGTGGTGGCAGCGCTGCATGACTACGGCCTGACAGTGGTGATGCTCACAGGCGACAACACTGCCACGGCCCGGGCCATTGCACAGGAACTGGGCATTGACCAGGTACTGGCAGAGGTCCGGCCCGATCAGAAGGCGGACAAGGTCCGCTCGGTGCAGGCAGAAGGTTCCCGCGTGGGCATGGTGGGCGACGGGATCAACGATGCCCCGGCCCTGGCTCAGGCGGACGTGGGTTTTGCCATTGGCGGGGGAACCGACGTGGCCATTGAGACCGGCGACGTGGTGCTTTCCTCGGGAAGCCTTCACGGGGTGATCCGGGCGCTGCACATCAGCCAAAGGACCATGGCCACGGTTCGTCAGAACCTGTTCTGGGCGTTTTGCTACAACGTGGTGCTCATTCCGGTGGCCGCAGGGGTGTTAAACCCGTTTGAAGGCCTGCCCATGATGCTGCGCCAGCTCCATCCCATGCTGGCGGCCCTGGCCATGTCGCTTAGCAGCATTTCCGTGGTGACAAACAGCCTGCTGCTGTACCGGGCCAAGATTCGATAG
- a CDS encoding heavy-metal-associated domain-containing protein has translation METKTLQIPNISCNHCVMTIKNELSEIQGVASVDGDADQKQVTVKFDAPASMDQILEKLKEINYPAQ, from the coding sequence ATGGAAACCAAGACGCTTCAGATTCCCAATATTTCGTGCAACCATTGCGTGATGACCATCAAGAATGAACTCTCGGAGATCCAGGGCGTGGCATCGGTTGACGGTGATGCGGACCAAAAGCAGGTCACGGTGAAGTTTGATGCCCCGGCCAGTATGGATCAGATTCTGGAAAAATTAAAGGAAATCAATTACCCGGCCCAATAA
- a CDS encoding TIGR01777 family oxidoreductase, whose amino-acid sequence MNVLITGAAGFVARHMIRDFLQRGWTITAVDRNEPPESFKDDNIHYIRADTSKPGSWQDAVAKADAVVNLAGKNIFSRWTEKYKQLVYDSRIQTTTNLVEAMDEGRPGVLCSTSAVGYYGDKGDRLADETAPPGDDFLARLSIDWENTALGAQQKGVRVVLPRFALVMAKDGGALAAMLPSFRFFAGGPMSDGTHWMPWIHMDDLVGAMAFVIENSDISGPVNFTAPNPVRNQAFAKTLGRVLGRPAVLRVPGFVLKMAMGELGKLMLNSQRAVPAQLLEAGFEFQYPELEGALAAALRT is encoded by the coding sequence ATGAATGTATTGATCACCGGGGCTGCCGGTTTTGTGGCCCGGCATATGATCCGGGATTTTCTGCAGAGGGGCTGGACCATCACGGCCGTGGATCGAAACGAGCCGCCTGAATCGTTCAAAGATGATAACATCCATTATATCCGGGCCGATACATCAAAGCCGGGCTCATGGCAGGATGCAGTGGCCAAAGCCGATGCAGTGGTCAACCTGGCGGGCAAAAATATTTTTTCCAGGTGGACGGAAAAATATAAACAGCTCGTTTATGACAGCCGGATCCAGACCACCACAAATCTGGTAGAGGCCATGGACGAGGGTCGGCCCGGGGTGTTGTGCAGCACCTCGGCGGTGGGATATTACGGAGACAAGGGCGATCGCCTGGCCGATGAGACCGCGCCGCCGGGCGATGATTTCCTGGCCCGTCTCAGCATTGACTGGGAAAATACCGCGCTTGGCGCACAGCAGAAGGGCGTGCGGGTGGTTCTGCCCAGATTTGCCCTGGTCATGGCAAAAGACGGCGGCGCCCTTGCGGCCATGCTTCCGTCTTTTCGGTTTTTCGCGGGCGGCCCCATGTCAGACGGCACCCACTGGATGCCCTGGATTCACATGGATGATCTGGTTGGCGCCATGGCCTTTGTGATTGAAAATTCCGATATTTCCGGGCCCGTGAACTTTACCGCCCCCAATCCTGTGCGCAACCAGGCGTTTGCCAAAACTTTGGGGCGGGTCCTGGGGCGTCCGGCCGTGCTGCGAGTGCCCGGGTTTGTGCTAAAGATGGCCATGGGTGAGCTTGGAAAGCTGATGTTAAACAGCCAGCGCGCGGTGCCGGCGCAGCTTTTGGAAGCCGGGTTTGAATTTCAATACCCCGAGCTGGAAGGGGCGCTGGCAGCAGCACTGCGTACCTGA
- a CDS encoding universal stress protein translates to MAKKVLISFDDSENAMRAVQFAADHFLRDAKITLFSVVEDSSTLCAMNSPELTPYFKSEQQAFCSLEDKKRELVETAIQAARRCLIEAGFDHEQVHTKINRRSSGVARDIISEAESGYDVVIIGRRGVSSLQDFLFGSVAQKVLQGVKNAAVLAVP, encoded by the coding sequence ATGGCAAAAAAAGTACTGATTTCCTTTGATGATTCCGAAAACGCCATGCGTGCTGTGCAGTTTGCTGCGGATCACTTTCTCCGGGATGCGAAAATCACGCTTTTCAGCGTTGTTGAAGACAGCTCCACCCTTTGCGCCATGAACAGCCCGGAACTGACCCCGTATTTCAAGTCCGAGCAGCAGGCCTTCTGCTCCCTTGAGGACAAGAAGCGGGAGCTTGTGGAAACCGCAATCCAGGCGGCACGCAGGTGCCTGATCGAGGCGGGATTTGATCACGAGCAGGTTCATACCAAAATCAACAGGCGCTCCAGCGGCGTTGCAAGGGATATCATTTCCGAGGCCGAATCCGGTTACGATGTGGTCATCATCGGCAGAAGAGGGGTTTCGTCCCTGCAGGACTTTCTGTTCGGCAGTGTGGCCCAGAAAGTGCTCCAGGGGGTTAAAAACGCCGCTGTTCTGGCTGTGCCCTGA
- a CDS encoding thiamine pyrophosphate-dependent enzyme codes for MVDVSAFHCDYENKWCPGCGNFPILEALKQGLADQGLVPEDVLMISGIGQAGKTPHFLRCNFFHGLHGRALPLATGAYVANCELPILVSMGDGDCYGEGGNHFLAAIRRNPDMTLLIHDNRVYGLTKGQASPTSERGFVTKIQPKGVRSDPFNPAALALSQGAGFVARAYCGHKEQLAGLIGQAMDYRGLSVIDIMQVCVSFNTVNTYDWYKKRVYDINEQGHDTDDWNAAMDLAMAGGDRMATGLFYKKNRASFADRVPGLADSPLAARRYDPAQVQALLDQA; via the coding sequence ATGGTTGATGTAAGCGCTTTTCATTGCGATTATGAAAACAAGTGGTGCCCGGGCTGCGGCAATTTTCCCATCCTGGAGGCTTTAAAACAGGGTTTGGCCGATCAGGGGCTGGTTCCGGAAGATGTTTTGATGATCTCCGGCATCGGCCAGGCCGGAAAAACCCCGCATTTTTTGCGGTGCAATTTTTTCCACGGCCTCCACGGCCGGGCTCTGCCGCTGGCCACAGGCGCCTATGTGGCCAACTGTGAACTTCCCATCCTTGTGAGCATGGGAGACGGCGACTGTTACGGCGAAGGGGGCAATCATTTCCTGGCCGCCATCCGGCGAAACCCGGATATGACGCTTTTGATCCATGACAATCGGGTCTACGGCCTGACCAAGGGGCAGGCGTCACCCACTTCAGAGCGGGGCTTTGTCACCAAAATCCAGCCAAAAGGTGTCAGAAGCGACCCATTCAATCCCGCAGCACTGGCCCTGTCCCAGGGGGCGGGCTTTGTGGCCCGGGCCTACTGCGGCCACAAGGAGCAGCTTGCCGGACTCATCGGTCAGGCCATGGACTACCGCGGGCTCAGTGTCATTGATATCATGCAGGTTTGCGTGTCGTTTAACACGGTTAATACCTATGACTGGTATAAAAAGCGGGTCTATGATATCAACGAGCAGGGCCATGATACAGATGATTGGAATGCGGCCATGGACCTTGCAATGGCCGGCGGTGACCGGATGGCCACGGGTCTGTTTTACAAAAAGAACCGTGCCAGTTTTGCCGATCGGGTGCCCGGGCTGGCAGACAGCCCCCTGGCCGCCCGTCGCTATGATCCGGCACAGGTTCAGGCATTGCTGGATCAGGCATGA